The following are encoded together in the Paludisphaera mucosa genome:
- a CDS encoding hybrid sensor histidine kinase/response regulator — translation MRALVGGAQQDPAGPAVAPEPTAGAGRERGPVDENGMAEIRYRALVEQIPAVTFMSRLDRGMQELYVSPQIEIMLGFSQKEWLENPILWYQQLHPDDRDRWQSEFARTIVGGVPFRAEYRFLAKSGRVIWVRGEAQIIRDAGGAPLFLQGIAFDITDQKEAEAILHRSREQLEGVVRERTSELGEANRALQAEIAERTRTELALRDREARLGSIVESAVDGILVIDHRGVVESFNPAAQRIFGYSSDEVLGRNIKMLMPAPYREEHDGYLANYLETGIPKIIGIGRDVTGRRKDGGTFPMELAVSKTPTSDGIKFTGIVRDVTQRKRDESDLTEAKLAAESASKLKSEFLANMSHEIRTPMNGIIGMTELALDTDLDPIQREYLGAVKISADALLTLINDILDFSKIEAGKLDLDATDFDVREMVGEALKPMAVRASEKGLELACEIEADVPDVLVGDPGRLRQIMINLVGNAIKFTMEGEVVVKVGREAGSGDADLSLHISITDTGIGVPEDKQQRIFESFTQADGSTTRKFGGTGLGLAISRRLVELMGGRIWLESRPGVGTTFHFTAKLPRCLVASHAAADASADFRGMRTLIIDDNATNRTILERVVIGWGMTPTLCDSGLTGLEAMSRAVDEGRPYSLVLLDAMMPEVDGFEVIRRINADPYVVGATILMLSSAAQLYDAVSYREMGLSRFLIKPVRPSDLLAAIRQGLGGRSVPRHDPSTPDTTPGPSANEPLRILLADDNAVNQRLGARLLEKQGHAVVVAGDGRQTLELLAGGHFDMVLMDIQMPVMNGFEAAAAIRSREVLYGGHIPIIALTANAMKGDKEQCLQSGFDAYVTKPIRWPQLASAIEGLSRDRPRVDTAGQGPSPPPSILDEAASLERLGGDVDLLKEIATIFIGDCPRMVDQIADAVARGDAGALKLAAHTLRGSASNFASPAVEDAASRLEKMGSLGDVVGAPEAFAELLPLVDRLASALGQLVAAGGGSPIFPSL, via the coding sequence TTGCGCGCGCTGGTCGGTGGGGCTCAGCAGGACCCCGCCGGCCCCGCCGTCGCCCCGGAGCCGACCGCGGGCGCAGGGCGAGAACGGGGGCCGGTCGACGAGAACGGCATGGCCGAGATCCGCTATCGGGCGTTGGTCGAGCAGATCCCGGCCGTGACTTTCATGTCCAGGCTGGACCGAGGGATGCAGGAGTTGTACGTAAGCCCCCAGATCGAGATCATGCTCGGCTTCTCGCAGAAGGAATGGCTGGAGAACCCGATCCTCTGGTACCAGCAACTGCACCCCGACGACCGCGACCGCTGGCAGTCCGAGTTCGCCCGCACGATCGTCGGCGGCGTCCCGTTCCGCGCGGAGTACCGCTTCCTGGCGAAGAGCGGCCGCGTGATATGGGTCCGCGGCGAGGCCCAGATCATCCGCGACGCCGGGGGAGCGCCCCTCTTCCTCCAGGGGATCGCGTTCGACATCACCGATCAGAAAGAAGCCGAGGCGATCCTCCACCGAAGCCGCGAGCAGCTCGAAGGCGTAGTCCGCGAGCGGACTTCCGAGCTGGGCGAGGCGAACCGGGCGCTCCAGGCCGAGATCGCCGAAAGGACGCGGACCGAGCTCGCACTCCGCGATCGCGAGGCCAGGCTCGGATCGATCGTCGAGAGCGCCGTCGACGGCATTCTCGTGATCGATCATCGAGGCGTCGTCGAGTCGTTCAACCCGGCCGCCCAGCGGATCTTCGGCTACTCCTCCGACGAGGTCCTGGGGCGCAATATCAAGATGCTCATGCCCGCCCCCTACCGCGAGGAGCACGACGGCTACCTGGCCAACTATCTAGAAACCGGGATTCCCAAGATCATCGGGATCGGCCGGGACGTGACCGGGCGGAGAAAGGACGGCGGCACGTTCCCGATGGAACTGGCCGTGAGCAAGACGCCGACATCGGACGGGATCAAATTCACAGGCATCGTCCGGGACGTGACCCAGCGCAAACGCGACGAGTCGGACCTGACCGAGGCCAAGCTCGCCGCCGAGTCCGCCAGCAAGCTCAAGAGCGAGTTCCTCGCCAACATGAGCCATGAAATCCGCACGCCGATGAACGGGATCATCGGCATGACTGAGCTCGCGTTGGACACCGACCTCGACCCGATCCAACGGGAGTATCTGGGTGCCGTGAAGATCTCCGCCGACGCCCTGCTCACGCTGATAAACGACATCCTCGACTTCTCGAAGATCGAGGCCGGCAAGCTCGACCTGGACGCGACCGACTTCGACGTGCGTGAAATGGTGGGCGAGGCGTTGAAGCCCATGGCCGTTCGCGCGAGCGAGAAGGGGCTTGAGCTGGCCTGCGAGATCGAGGCGGACGTGCCCGACGTCCTGGTCGGCGATCCGGGGCGGCTCCGCCAGATCATGATCAACCTCGTCGGCAACGCGATCAAGTTCACCATGGAAGGAGAGGTCGTCGTGAAGGTCGGCCGCGAGGCGGGGAGCGGCGACGCGGACCTGAGCCTGCACATCTCGATCACAGATACCGGGATAGGCGTCCCCGAGGACAAGCAGCAGCGGATTTTCGAGTCCTTCACCCAGGCCGACGGCTCGACGACCAGGAAGTTCGGCGGTACCGGCCTGGGCTTGGCGATCAGCCGTCGGCTCGTCGAGCTGATGGGCGGCCGGATCTGGCTGGAGAGCCGCCCCGGCGTGGGGACCACCTTCCATTTCACGGCGAAATTGCCCCGGTGCCTTGTGGCTTCCCACGCGGCCGCCGACGCCTCGGCAGATTTCCGTGGCATGCGTACGCTGATCATCGACGACAACGCCACGAATCGGACGATCCTGGAGCGGGTCGTGATCGGGTGGGGCATGACGCCCACGCTTTGCGATTCCGGCCTCACCGGCCTGGAGGCCATGTCGAGGGCGGTCGACGAGGGTCGGCCCTATTCCTTGGTGCTCCTCGACGCCATGATGCCGGAGGTGGACGGCTTCGAGGTGATCCGACGGATCAACGCGGACCCATACGTGGTGGGTGCGACCATCCTGATGCTGTCGTCGGCCGCTCAACTCTATGACGCCGTCTCGTACCGGGAGATGGGCCTCAGCCGCTTCCTGATCAAGCCGGTCCGCCCGTCCGACCTGCTGGCGGCCATCCGTCAAGGGCTGGGCGGCAGGTCCGTCCCGCGCCACGATCCATCAACCCCCGACACGACTCCGGGACCGTCGGCGAACGAACCGCTCCGCATCCTGCTGGCGGATGACAACGCCGTGAACCAGAGGCTCGGCGCCCGGCTGCTGGAGAAGCAAGGCCACGCCGTCGTCGTCGCCGGCGACGGCCGCCAAACCCTCGAGCTCCTGGCCGGAGGCCATTTCGACATGGTGCTCATGGACATCCAGATGCCCGTGATGAACGGATTCGAGGCCGCTGCGGCCATCCGTTCACGAGAAGTCCTGTATGGGGGGCACATCCCCATCATCGCCCTGACCGCCAACGCGATGAAGGGGGACAAGGAGCAATGCCTCCAGTCCGGCTTCGACGCCTACGTCACCAAGCCGATCCGATGGCCCCAGTTGGCTTCGGCGATCGAGGGCCTTTCGCGCGACAGGCCTCGGGTGGACACGGCTGGGCAGGGTCCCTCGCCGCCACCGTCGATCCTGGATGAAGCCGCGTCCCTGGAGCGGCTCGGCGGCGACGTCGACCTGCTGAAGGAGATCGCGACGATATTCATCGGCGACTGCCCGCGGATGGTCGATCAGATCGCCGACGCGGTCGCGCGCGGCGACGCGGGGGCCTTGAAGCTCGCCGCCCACACGCTCAGGGGATCGGCGTCGAATTTCGCCTCGCCGGCCGTCGAGGACGCCGCATCGCGTCTCGAAAAAATGGGATCGCTGGGCGACGTCGTCGGGGCCCCTGAAGCGTTCGCCGAACTCCTCCCCCTCGTCGATCGGCTCGCGTCGGCCCTCGGTCAGCTCGTCGCCGCTGGAGGCGGGTCGCCGATCTTTCCCTCCCTCTGA